A single window of Herpetosiphon gulosus DNA harbors:
- a CDS encoding pseudouridine-5'-phosphate glycosidase has translation MLAPEVQAAFANSQPVVALESTVISHGLPYPHNREIALQLEATVRAGGAVPATIAVIQGLVHVGLTNEQIEHFATAKDVLKLSRRDIGYAVAAGRDGATTVAATMAIAELAGIQVFATGGIGGVHRGARDTWDVSADLGELGKSSVLVVCAGAKSILDLPATLEVLETYGVPVVGYTTEELPAFYSAHSGLQLGRRVDDPAQAAAAWAAHRLYGGGSGMVLAVPPPVEKALDPQFVEAAIGRAIAQAEAAGIRGAAVTPFLLSAMARETEGESIATNTALLNNNAQVAAQVAVALFQSV, from the coding sequence ATTCTCGCACCTGAGGTGCAAGCAGCGTTTGCCAATAGCCAACCAGTGGTGGCCTTGGAATCTACCGTGATTAGCCATGGCTTGCCTTACCCGCATAATCGTGAGATTGCTTTGCAACTTGAGGCGACTGTACGAGCGGGAGGAGCCGTGCCTGCCACGATTGCCGTGATTCAAGGGCTGGTGCATGTTGGGCTAACCAACGAGCAAATTGAGCATTTTGCCACCGCCAAGGATGTGCTCAAACTTAGCCGTCGCGATATTGGCTACGCTGTGGCTGCTGGCCGTGATGGCGCTACTACGGTTGCTGCAACCATGGCCATCGCTGAATTGGCTGGCATTCAGGTGTTTGCAACTGGCGGGATTGGCGGCGTGCATCGGGGCGCTCGCGACACCTGGGATGTTTCAGCCGATCTTGGTGAGTTGGGCAAAAGCTCAGTTTTGGTGGTCTGCGCTGGCGCTAAATCGATTCTTGATTTGCCAGCAACTCTCGAAGTGCTCGAAACCTATGGTGTGCCCGTGGTTGGCTATACCACCGAAGAATTGCCAGCGTTTTATAGCGCTCACAGTGGTTTGCAATTGGGTCGCCGCGTTGATGATCCAGCGCAAGCCGCCGCCGCATGGGCCGCCCATCGGCTGTATGGCGGGGGCAGTGGCATGGTTTTAGCAGTGCCACCACCAGTCGAAAAAGCGCTTGACCCTCAATTTGTTGAGGCGGCGATTGGGCGGGCAATTGCCCAAGCCGAAGCAGCAGGCATTCGTGGCGCAGCAGTTACGCCATTTTTGCTGAGTGCCATGGCCCGCGAAACTGAAGGCGAAAGCATCGCCACCAACACCGCTTTACTTAATAATAATGCTCAGGTAGCTGCTCAAGTTGCAGTTGCTTTGTTCCAATCAGTTTAA
- a CDS encoding DUF3105 domain-containing protein, protein MSQPRRGRRQVGQQSRLPLFFGIGAVLLVIVVIAVVVLNGGNEVEKVTVAEGTTAPSTTGVVQELPDEGQQHVADGEKVAYKQNPPTSGSHWAGPAQWGLYQTNPPEDERIVHNMEHGGVIIWFKPSALSAAENDQLVKLFTALSAEQYRTILVSRENMDTKIAMTAWNHRQLLDSVDETAIRAFFNEFILKGPECVNLRCPQ, encoded by the coding sequence ATGTCTCAACCTCGTCGTGGTCGTCGCCAAGTGGGCCAACAATCGCGTTTGCCATTGTTTTTTGGCATCGGGGCCGTGCTATTGGTGATTGTGGTGATTGCCGTTGTGGTGCTTAATGGTGGAAATGAAGTTGAAAAGGTGACGGTTGCCGAAGGAACGACAGCACCCTCAACGACTGGGGTTGTTCAAGAATTGCCTGATGAAGGCCAACAACATGTTGCCGATGGCGAAAAAGTCGCCTACAAGCAAAATCCCCCAACCTCGGGCAGCCACTGGGCTGGCCCTGCTCAATGGGGTCTGTACCAAACCAATCCCCCTGAAGATGAGCGGATTGTGCACAATATGGAGCATGGTGGGGTAATTATTTGGTTCAAGCCGAGTGCCTTGAGCGCCGCAGAAAACGATCAATTAGTTAAATTGTTTACCGCTTTAAGCGCTGAACAATATCGCACGATTTTGGTTAGCCGCGAAAATATGGATACCAAAATTGCCATGACTGCGTGGAACCATCGCCAATTGCTGGATAGTGTTGATGAAACTGCCATTCGCGCCTTCTTCAATGAGTTTATTCTCAAAGGCCCAGAGTGCGTTAACTTGCGCTGCCCTCAATAG
- a CDS encoding glycoside hydrolase family 99-like domain-containing protein yields MRRIVILLGLILSLILIPSNSPSTSAAEPSRPVFAYYYGWWGSQTWYLDKIRDRPLELYESDRDSTMLNHIRQAKNAGIDGFICTWRYTCARLLQLAEQEGNFNVVFSVDPVADGTLNSTQAIVDNMREMAGLASSNAYWRWDGKPVFVFWNDTILPGGRGSLSDWTDLRSRVDPNRNQFWLGGGVNFSLLDVFDAIHFFDITWERKQGDAMNSYSRNLREYNSSRNSNKPFVATVMPGYDDLLYRNGHFRDRENGNYYRAGWDTAINYQPKAIILTSWNEWYEGSQLEPSQAYGNLYLDISREKISAFKNNVPPIPDGFADANFEKTWQRTDKPVQDGRTNRSWVWGPAIAKGQYEPYGGSTRLVQYFDKSRMEVNNPNGDRNQPWFVTNGLLVVEMIRGQVQIGDSSFEQRIPADEALGGDPRAINDVAPGYSSLRNVLTNQPDKTGQTISTQLKRDATTSGITAPSVVTNAHYVSQTQHNIPDVFWNFMNQTGTVYENGRFVNDKQVVDWVFAFGYPLSDAYWMRAKLGGTETWMLVQAFERRILTYTPTNAPAFQVEMGNVGQHYRRWRYGN; encoded by the coding sequence ATGCGACGGATTGTGATCCTGCTGGGCTTGATTTTGAGCCTGATTCTCATCCCCTCGAATTCGCCCTCAACCAGTGCCGCCGAGCCTTCGCGTCCGGTTTTTGCCTACTACTATGGCTGGTGGGGCAGCCAAACCTGGTATCTCGACAAAATTCGCGACCGCCCGCTGGAACTCTATGAGAGTGACCGCGATAGCACCATGCTCAACCATATTCGCCAAGCCAAAAATGCTGGCATCGATGGTTTTATCTGTACATGGCGCTATACCTGTGCCCGCTTATTGCAATTGGCTGAGCAAGAAGGCAATTTCAACGTGGTATTCAGCGTTGATCCGGTTGCCGATGGCACGCTTAACTCAACGCAGGCAATTGTCGATAATATGCGCGAAATGGCCGGCCTCGCTAGCAGCAATGCCTATTGGCGCTGGGATGGCAAGCCAGTTTTCGTCTTCTGGAACGATACAATTTTGCCTGGTGGCCGTGGTTCGCTCAGTGATTGGACAGATCTGCGCAGTCGTGTTGATCCCAATCGCAATCAATTTTGGCTTGGGGGCGGGGTAAATTTCAGCCTGCTCGATGTGTTCGATGCGATTCACTTTTTCGATATTACCTGGGAACGTAAGCAGGGCGATGCGATGAATTCGTATAGCCGCAACTTGCGCGAATATAACAGCAGCCGCAATAGTAACAAACCATTTGTGGCAACTGTTATGCCTGGTTATGATGATTTGCTCTATCGCAACGGTCACTTCCGCGATCGCGAAAACGGCAATTACTATCGCGCTGGCTGGGATACGGCGATCAATTATCAACCCAAGGCAATCATTCTAACCAGTTGGAATGAATGGTATGAAGGCAGCCAGCTTGAGCCAAGCCAAGCTTATGGCAACTTGTACCTCGATATTTCACGCGAAAAAATTAGTGCCTTCAAAAATAATGTGCCGCCAATTCCCGATGGCTTCGCCGATGCCAATTTTGAAAAAACCTGGCAACGCACCGATAAGCCTGTGCAAGATGGCCGCACCAACCGTTCATGGGTTTGGGGGCCAGCAATCGCCAAAGGCCAATACGAGCCATATGGTGGCAGCACGCGGCTCGTCCAATATTTCGATAAATCACGCATGGAGGTCAATAATCCCAACGGTGATCGCAACCAGCCATGGTTCGTCACCAACGGTTTATTGGTGGTCGAGATGATTCGCGGCCAAGTCCAGATTGGCGATAGCTCGTTCGAACAACGCATCCCTGCTGATGAAGCCTTGGGCGGCGATCCACGAGCAATTAACGATGTTGCACCGGGCTATAGCTCACTGCGCAATGTATTGACCAACCAGCCCGATAAAACTGGACAAACCATCAGCACCCAACTCAAACGCGATGCGACGACCAGCGGCATTACTGCGCCAAGCGTTGTCACCAACGCCCACTATGTCAGCCAAACCCAGCATAATATTCCCGATGTCTTCTGGAATTTTATGAACCAAACTGGCACGGTCTATGAAAATGGCCGCTTTGTTAACGACAAACAAGTTGTTGATTGGGTTTTTGCCTTCGGTTATCCACTGAGCGATGCCTACTGGATGCGGGCAAAACTTGGTGGCACTGAAACCTGGATGTTAGTCCAAGCCTTTGAACGGCGGATCTTGACCTATACCCCAACCAATGCACCTGCCTTTCAGGTCGAGATGGGCAATGTAGGCCAACACTATCGCCGCTGGCGCTACGGCAACTAG
- a CDS encoding branched-chain amino acid ABC transporter substrate-binding protein encodes MKRFLSFSLVLTMIMVILAACGTQTESGGTTAASTTVTIVSSLPRTGSSKGQTDTIVNAIKMRLEEANYSACEGKATIKYEDLDDATAAKGAWDEAKEAENANAAASNKDVMVYIGTFNSGAAKISIPILNNAGIVMISPANTYPGLTKDGKGDAGEPGVYYPKGTRNYTRVVPADDLQGAAAGNWAKELGVTNVYILDDTELYGKGIADVFASTAEKNGIKIAGRDSIDAKASDYKALMSKIAATNPDMIYFGGITQSNAGQLVKDMRAAGMTADKVKFMGPDGIFEQAFIDAAGADNAEGVYATFGGVPPAKLEGKGAEWYNAYKTKFSAEPEAYAVYGYESTNVALAAINKSCDSLTRETILKNVFATKDFDGVLGKWSFDASGDTTLTQMSGQQIKNGVFEFVQILK; translated from the coding sequence ATGAAACGTTTCCTTTCATTCTCGCTTGTCTTGACCATGATCATGGTGATTTTGGCCGCATGTGGTACCCAAACTGAAAGTGGCGGCACAACCGCAGCATCAACCACGGTTACGATTGTTAGTAGCTTACCCCGCACCGGTTCCTCAAAAGGACAAACAGATACCATTGTAAACGCCATTAAGATGCGTTTAGAAGAAGCCAACTACTCAGCATGCGAAGGCAAAGCTACAATCAAATACGAAGACCTTGATGATGCAACCGCAGCTAAAGGCGCTTGGGATGAAGCGAAAGAAGCTGAAAACGCCAATGCAGCTGCTTCAAACAAAGATGTGATGGTCTATATCGGGACCTTCAACTCAGGTGCTGCCAAGATCTCGATTCCGATCTTGAACAATGCTGGGATTGTGATGATCAGCCCTGCCAATACCTACCCTGGCTTGACCAAGGATGGCAAAGGCGATGCTGGTGAACCAGGCGTTTACTATCCCAAAGGTACGCGTAACTACACCCGCGTGGTGCCAGCCGACGATTTACAAGGCGCTGCCGCAGGCAACTGGGCCAAAGAATTGGGCGTAACCAATGTCTACATCTTGGATGATACCGAGTTGTATGGCAAAGGGATTGCTGACGTATTTGCTAGCACCGCTGAAAAGAATGGGATCAAGATTGCAGGCCGCGATAGCATCGATGCCAAAGCGAGCGATTATAAAGCTTTGATGTCGAAAATTGCTGCAACTAACCCCGACATGATCTACTTCGGTGGGATCACCCAAAGCAATGCAGGCCAATTGGTCAAAGATATGCGGGCTGCTGGTATGACCGCCGATAAAGTTAAGTTCATGGGTCCAGACGGGATCTTCGAACAAGCCTTTATCGACGCTGCTGGTGCTGATAACGCTGAAGGCGTTTATGCGACCTTCGGTGGCGTTCCACCAGCTAAACTTGAAGGCAAAGGTGCCGAATGGTACAACGCCTACAAGACCAAATTCAGTGCTGAACCAGAAGCCTACGCTGTGTACGGCTACGAATCAACCAATGTGGCGTTGGCTGCGATCAACAAATCGTGCGATAGCCTCACCCGCGAAACCATCTTGAAAAACGTTTTCGCAACCAAAGATTTTGATGGCGTGTTGGGCAAGTGGAGCTTCGACGCAAGCGGCGACACCACCCTGACCCAAATGAGCGGCCAGCAAATCAAGAATGGCGTGTTCGAATTCGTACAAATCCTCAAGTAA
- a CDS encoding branched-chain amino acid ABC transporter permease → MAASQTPTSPQSAPLVPREPFLTKRRAFSIVGLIIFLGFFAIPIYQTILLEMIGDTGQLMQQIVIGLTKGTYIAVIALGYTLVYGILELINFAHGDLFMIGAFLSLIFISLFGLDPKTSSGLTIFFSLIAILGLVMLCTAFLNAGIERFAYRPLRNAPRLAPLISAIGMSFVLQNVGIFLGDGLIWDKIAAGLGSDAIGRVADAMGSQSVAPKNIPDLLPNGQVFFVPASLRYTYKDLLVAVVSLGLLAGLYSFVRFTKLGKAIRATAQDRDAARLMGINADRTISVTFLIGGALGGAAGMIVGLYNGTALFTMGFTAGLLSFTAAVLGGIGNILGSALGGLLIGLVLSLSDQYIGTRWSNAVIFAILVLILLFRPTGLLGQEGGQKA, encoded by the coding sequence ATGGCAGCATCTCAAACTCCAACGTCGCCGCAGTCGGCTCCGCTTGTACCACGTGAGCCATTTCTGACCAAGCGACGGGCTTTTTCGATTGTCGGCCTGATTATCTTCCTCGGATTCTTTGCCATTCCCATTTACCAAACGATTTTGCTTGAGATGATTGGCGATACAGGTCAACTCATGCAACAGATCGTGATTGGTTTGACCAAAGGCACCTACATTGCAGTGATTGCACTAGGCTATACCTTGGTCTATGGGATTTTAGAGTTGATCAACTTTGCCCACGGCGATTTATTTATGATTGGGGCATTTCTCTCGTTGATCTTTATTAGTTTATTTGGCTTAGACCCCAAAACCAGTTCAGGCTTAACGATTTTCTTTTCGTTAATTGCCATTTTGGGCTTGGTGATGCTCTGTACCGCCTTCTTGAATGCTGGGATTGAGCGCTTTGCCTATCGACCCTTACGCAATGCTCCACGCTTGGCCCCCTTGATTTCAGCGATTGGCATGTCGTTTGTCTTGCAGAACGTTGGGATCTTCCTGGGCGATGGTCTGATTTGGGATAAAATTGCTGCCGGGCTGGGCTCAGATGCAATTGGTCGGGTGGCTGATGCAATGGGTAGTCAATCGGTTGCCCCCAAGAACATCCCCGACTTGCTACCAAATGGTCAAGTCTTTTTTGTGCCTGCTAGTTTGCGCTATACCTATAAAGATCTGTTGGTAGCTGTTGTGAGCCTTGGCTTGCTTGCGGGCTTATATTCGTTTGTGCGTTTTACCAAGCTTGGTAAAGCAATTCGCGCAACCGCCCAAGACCGTGACGCAGCACGTTTGATGGGCATCAACGCCGACCGCACCATCTCCGTAACCTTCCTTATTGGTGGCGCGTTGGGCGGTGCTGCCGGTATGATCGTTGGCCTCTACAACGGGACAGCCTTATTTACCATGGGCTTTACCGCTGGCTTGCTCTCGTTCACGGCGGCGGTACTTGGCGGTATTGGCAATATCCTTGGTTCGGCTTTGGGTGGCTTGCTGATTGGCTTGGTGCTCTCTTTGAGCGATCAATATATTGGCACACGCTGGTCGAATGCGGTGATTTTCGCCATTCTTGTCTTGATTTTGCTCTTCCGACCAACTGGTTTGCTCGGACAAGAAGGTGGCCAAAAAGCCTAG
- a CDS encoding branched-chain amino acid ABC transporter permease: MPNTKRYAITGGLGFAIGTFFLWNYPNLELGSALIGGLFIAALCLLYSAPLPDMVKGGLIAGLFGAVMTIVYGPEKPGVAIIAGMLSGLGAGLLAFQRKPQATPQAGAVLGAGAGAIAGAWTALALFLTAFVIAPAAGVTANDFAKHLSETVILADLLGLGSDILILLFVLVFCTITGALLGAAASAARALPLRPNIPLLAVIALPVLLIPLIDRAGNLLLLDALIPIYIFILLALGLNIVVGYAGLLDLGYAAFFAIGAYTTAMLSSPHLGINLSFWLVIWVAAAVAAIAGLTLGAPTLPLRGDYLAIVTLGFGEIVPILFRNLGGGPPAGTLTLRFFGMPIGIEQMDLTGGNKGINPISPPNLPLIGNFEPSNKIPWYYLLIIIMGLAIFFINRLRDSRQGRAWMAMREDELAADAMGINVVRTKLLAFSMGAMFSGFGGAFYGAFIGAIFPSSFDFSVSIILLCMVILGGLGNMAGVIVGGLLIQGADKMFIPKGAELFRDIADQRARATGGSTVGVSALQDLTQQRLLLFGIVLVVMMLIRPEGLLPNERRKAELHADDDPININSVAAEAEADPSVAA, translated from the coding sequence ATGCCAAATACAAAGCGCTATGCGATAACTGGCGGGCTTGGCTTCGCAATTGGAACATTCTTTTTATGGAATTATCCTAATCTTGAGCTTGGTTCAGCCTTAATTGGTGGTTTATTCATTGCCGCACTCTGTTTGCTCTATAGTGCGCCCTTGCCCGATATGGTTAAAGGTGGTTTGATCGCTGGGTTGTTCGGTGCTGTTATGACGATTGTCTATGGCCCCGAAAAACCAGGTGTGGCGATTATTGCGGGTATGCTCAGTGGCTTGGGGGCTGGTTTGCTAGCATTTCAACGCAAACCGCAAGCAACGCCCCAAGCTGGAGCCGTTTTGGGTGCTGGCGCTGGCGCAATTGCTGGTGCTTGGACGGCCCTCGCTCTCTTTTTGACCGCATTTGTGATCGCTCCCGCCGCAGGCGTGACAGCCAATGATTTTGCTAAGCATTTATCTGAAACAGTGATTTTGGCCGATCTGCTGGGCTTAGGCAGCGATATTCTGATTTTGCTGTTCGTGTTGGTCTTTTGTACCATCACCGGCGCATTATTAGGCGCGGCAGCCAGTGCAGCCCGAGCCTTGCCCTTACGCCCCAACATTCCACTATTGGCAGTGATTGCGCTGCCTGTGTTGTTGATTCCGCTGATTGATCGGGCTGGCAACTTGCTTTTGCTCGATGCCTTGATTCCGATTTATATCTTTATTCTGTTGGCTTTGGGCTTGAATATTGTGGTGGGCTATGCGGGCTTGCTCGACTTAGGCTATGCTGCCTTCTTTGCAATTGGCGCTTACACCACCGCCATGCTCTCATCGCCACACCTTGGCATCAACCTAAGTTTTTGGTTGGTGATTTGGGTGGCGGCGGCAGTGGCGGCAATTGCTGGGTTGACCTTGGGTGCACCCACATTGCCCTTACGCGGCGACTATTTGGCGATTGTAACGCTTGGTTTCGGCGAAATTGTGCCGATTCTGTTCCGCAACCTTGGTGGTGGCCCACCTGCCGGAACCTTGACCTTGCGCTTCTTCGGCATGCCAATTGGGATTGAGCAGATGGACTTAACTGGTGGCAATAAAGGGATTAACCCAATCTCGCCGCCAAATTTGCCTTTGATTGGCAATTTCGAGCCATCGAACAAAATTCCTTGGTATTACCTATTGATCATCATCATGGGCTTGGCAATTTTCTTCATCAACCGCTTGCGTGATTCACGCCAAGGCCGCGCTTGGATGGCCATGCGCGAGGATGAATTGGCCGCCGATGCTATGGGTATCAACGTGGTGCGCACCAAATTGCTAGCTTTTTCGATGGGTGCAATGTTCTCAGGCTTTGGTGGTGCATTCTATGGTGCATTCATCGGGGCGATTTTCCCAAGCTCATTCGACTTTAGCGTTTCAATCATCTTGTTATGTATGGTGATTCTTGGCGGCTTGGGCAATATGGCCGGGGTGATTGTCGGTGGCTTGCTAATTCAGGGCGCTGATAAGATGTTTATCCCCAAAGGTGCCGAATTGTTCCGCGATATTGCTGACCAGAGGGCCCGCGCCACCGGTGGAAGTACGGTCGGGGTTTCAGCACTCCAAGATTTGACCCAACAACGCTTGCTGTTGTTTGGCATCGTGTTGGTGGTGATGATGCTGATTCGACCGGAAGGTTTGTTGCCCAACGAGCGCCGCAAAGCCGAATTGCATGCCGATGATGATCCGATCAATATCAATAGCGTTGCAGCCGAGGCGGAAGCTGATCCGTCGGTGGCGGCGTAG
- a CDS encoding ABC transporter ATP-binding protein, translated as MAPLLQARGITKRFGGLTAVSDVSFEIEKGSIVGLIGPNGAGKTTFFNMITGLYTPSDGDMIFDGQRINGTKPSEVTKLGIGRTFQNIRLFAHMTALENVLVGQHCRMQTGLLGTLFRTPSMRAEEKEARHKAFELLEYVGLGRNSADEMAKNLPYGDQRRLEVARALATNPKLLLLDEPTAGMNPKETDALTKLIYQVRDERDLTVLLIEHDMKVVMGISERVTVLDRGIKISEGLPREVQTDPKVVEAYLGTGHAAKGKGGGAPVFDKA; from the coding sequence ATGGCACCTTTGCTGCAAGCTCGCGGCATTACCAAGCGTTTTGGTGGCCTAACCGCCGTGAGCGATGTTTCATTTGAGATTGAAAAAGGTTCGATTGTTGGGCTGATTGGTCCCAACGGCGCTGGTAAAACGACCTTCTTCAATATGATCACTGGCTTGTATACGCCTAGCGATGGCGACATGATTTTCGATGGCCAGCGGATCAACGGCACCAAGCCCAGCGAAGTAACCAAACTGGGAATTGGCCGAACCTTCCAAAATATTCGCTTGTTTGCGCATATGACGGCGCTCGAAAATGTCTTGGTTGGTCAGCATTGCCGTATGCAGACTGGCTTGTTGGGCACGCTTTTTCGCACGCCCAGCATGCGAGCCGAGGAAAAAGAGGCTCGGCATAAAGCCTTTGAATTACTTGAATATGTGGGCTTAGGCCGCAACAGTGCTGACGAAATGGCCAAAAATCTGCCGTATGGCGATCAGCGCCGTTTGGAAGTGGCACGGGCGTTGGCAACCAACCCCAAATTGTTGTTGCTCGATGAGCCAACCGCTGGTATGAACCCCAAAGAAACCGATGCCCTGACCAAGTTGATCTATCAGGTACGTGATGAGCGCGATCTTACGGTGCTGCTGATCGAACACGATATGAAAGTGGTCATGGGTATTTCCGAGCGGGTGACCGTGCTTGATCGCGGGATTAAAATCTCCGAAGGCTTGCCACGCGAAGTTCAAACTGATCCCAAGGTCGTCGAAGCCTATCTTGGCACAGGCCATGCCGCCAAGGGCAAAGGCGGCGGCGCTCCAGTGTTTGATAAAGCCTAG
- a CDS encoding ABC transporter ATP-binding protein: protein MLQLQNVHTYYGNIHALKGISLEINQGEIVTLIGSNGAGKSTTLRTISGITPPRAGQVLFEGKPINGVPAHKIVSQGISQSPEGRRIFANLTVRENLEMGAFTRNDKAEIASDMDRVFELFPRLKERVAQRGGTLSGGEQQMLAIGRALMSRPRLLLLDEPSMGLAPVLVDLIFEIIQNINSQGTTILVVEQNALMALGIANRAYVLQTGAIVKAGDAATLREDEDVQKAYLGME, encoded by the coding sequence ATGTTGCAATTGCAAAATGTACATACCTATTACGGCAACATTCATGCGCTTAAGGGCATTTCGCTGGAGATTAATCAAGGCGAGATTGTGACCCTGATTGGCTCGAATGGCGCTGGGAAAAGCACAACCTTGCGGACAATCTCCGGCATTACGCCGCCTCGTGCAGGCCAAGTGTTGTTTGAAGGCAAGCCGATCAATGGTGTGCCCGCCCATAAAATTGTTTCGCAGGGTATTTCGCAATCGCCTGAAGGTCGGCGGATTTTTGCCAACCTAACCGTGCGCGAAAACTTAGAAATGGGTGCATTCACCCGCAACGATAAAGCTGAAATTGCTAGCGATATGGATCGGGTGTTTGAGCTGTTTCCCCGTTTGAAGGAGCGGGTTGCCCAGCGTGGTGGTACGCTCTCTGGTGGCGAACAGCAAATGTTGGCAATTGGCCGAGCTTTGATGTCGCGGCCTCGCTTGTTGTTGCTTGATGAACCATCGATGGGTTTGGCTCCAGTGTTGGTTGACCTGATTTTTGAAATTATTCAAAATATCAACAGCCAAGGTACAACCATTTTGGTGGTTGAGCAAAATGCTTTGATGGCCTTGGGGATTGCAAATCGGGCCTATGTGCTCCAAACTGGGGCGATTGTTAAAGCTGGCGATGCCGCAACCTTGCGCGAAGACGAAGACGTGCAAAAGGCCTACTTGGGGATGGAATGA
- a CDS encoding cupin domain-containing protein → MSDRVFLAHLRDQAEFVAGDGCHLRELLHPAQQPVQIGYSLAHAYIDVGCRTADHWLEQSEVYYIIAGHGTMVLDGQAHAIEAGSYYYIPPRCSQWLRNDGEQCLEFLCIVEPPWTAAGETITE, encoded by the coding sequence ATGAGCGACCGAGTTTTTTTGGCCCATCTGCGTGATCAAGCCGAGTTTGTCGCTGGCGATGGTTGCCATTTGCGCGAATTGCTGCATCCAGCTCAGCAGCCAGTTCAAATTGGCTATAGTTTAGCGCATGCCTACATTGATGTTGGTTGCCGCACTGCCGATCACTGGCTTGAACAATCTGAGGTATACTACATCATTGCTGGACATGGAACGATGGTGCTTGATGGTCAGGCCCATGCGATCGAGGCTGGCTCGTATTACTATATTCCGCCACGTTGCTCGCAATGGTTGCGCAACGATGGCGAGCAATGCTTAGAGTTTTTATGTATCGTCGAGCCGCCCTGGACGGCGGCAGGCGAGACGATTACTGAGTAG